TTTCGTCATCACGCCGATCGCTCCACACAACCTGAATGTTCGACCGATCGTCGTTTCCGATAAAAACGTCATTTCCCTGGAAGTGGAAGGCCGGTCGCAGCATTTCATGGCAACCCTGGATTCGCGTTCGGTGACAATCGACAATAGTTACCAATTAGCCGTACGAAAAGAGTCGTATGCCATTCAGCTGGTGCGGCTAAACAATGAAAACTTCCTCAATACCCTCCGGAAAAAACTCAGTTGGGGACTGGATACACGTAATTGACAAAATTTAAGCCCGGATGGAACATATCGGGTCATTATAAGCGTATACTGCCTCATATTGTTAATTCCTTATATTTGCCCGGCTCGCTGATCCGTATGAAAAAAGCCCTATTGCTTTTCCTGCTTTCGGTCACGCTCCTGCCGCTTGCGTCTGAGGCGCAACGGTGGAAGCGTCAGCGCTACGAATTCAGCTTCGGGGCAGGAGCCAGCAACTTTTTAGGTGAATTGGGCGGCGCCAATCAGATCGGCACCAACTACTTCAAAGACCTCGAATGGTCTCAGACCCGTTTCGCCGTCGCGATCGGCCTTCGTTACAAGCTATCCAATTATTTCGCACTCAAGAGCCACCTGACCTACGGTCGCGTTGCCGGGGATGACAAACTGACCACGGAATACTTCCGGAACTACCGGAACCTGAATTTCTTCTCGGACATCTATGAGTTCAATGTCAACTTCGAAGGCGCTTTCCAGCAGGAACAGGTAGGTCACCGCTACCGCCTCCGCAAGGTTCGCGGTCTCAAAGGCTATGAACTTTACACCTACGGCTTCGTCGGCGTCGGCGTCTTCTACTTTGATCCGCGTACCGATTACCTCGGTTCAGTCGTGCGCCTCCAGCCTCTGGGAACCGAAGGACAGGGCCTGATCGCTTCCCGTACCAAGTATTCGCTCATCGGAATCTGCATTCCGGTGGGTATCGGATTCAAATACACGATTGACCGCTACTGGGGCGTCGGCCTTGAAATAGGACTGCGGAAGACCTTCACCGACTACATTGACGACGTCAGTACAACCTACTTCGACTTTGCCAATTACCCGGATGCGAACGATCTGGCAGCCGTACTGGCTGACCGTTCCAATAAAAGCGACCCGAAAGTCACCACAGCGGGCCAGCAACGCGGAGATCCCCGCGATAAGGATTCTTACATGTTCGGGATCTTCAGCCTGAACTATAAGCTCCGCACCGGCAGGAATAACCTGCCCCGGTTCTGATCTTCAATTTCTCCCCGAATTTTCCGTTAACGGAGGCCTTGGGCATGCTTCAGAAAAAAAGCATACTGATTATCGTTGTTTCCGTCCTGTTGTCAGGGTCACCAGCCCGTGCGCAATATGACGAGATGGGAATCGTCCTTGGCGGATCAAACTACAAGGGTGAGCTTTCCAACCACCTCTTCAATACCGACTTCCTGCATTTCGCTGCCGGGGGCTTTTTCCGTCACAATTGGGATCGTCACTGGGCCTGGAAACTGGCCATCAACTACGGTAAAGTATCCGGCGATGACGCGAAGTCGAACGACGGATTTCAACTCGACCGTAACCTGTCTTTCCATTCTACGATTCTGGAGGTTAGTCCTCAGATCGAGTTCAATTTTTTTCCTTACGAAACCGGCAGCTATCAGTATCCGGTAACGCCCTATGTATTCACGGGCTTTTCCGTTTTCAAGTTCAACCCGAAAGCGGACTTTGGCGACGAGACCGTTGAACTGCAGCCGCTCGGCACCGAAGGACAAGGCTTCGACGGAAAGAAAAAATATCGTCGCTTCAGTTTCGCCCTCCCGATCGGCGGAGGTATCAAGATCTCTGCAGGGAAGATCGGCATCGGAATAGAAGTCGGTGCCCGAAAGACCTTCACCGATTACCTCGACGATGTCAGTACCGTTTATCCCGATCCGGTAGCGCTGCGCAGTAATAACGGCAACCTCGCGGTCGCACTTTCCGACCGTTCATTCTCTTCCCGCGATACCTTGATGGTCCTGACCGGTATCAAAGGGAAGCAACGGGGAAATTCTTTCGACAAAGACTGGTACCTGTTCGGCGGCATTACCCTTTATTTTCGCGTCGGTAGCATTCTGCGCGATATCTGCGAACCGTTCAAACGGCGTCGGTATTTCTGATCCGAAAGTTTAATAGTTTTTAGCTTTTTTATATTGTCATTTGCGTGAAGTTGGCGCATTTTGAATGTTCATTTACACAAATTCAACCAAGTTCCTTCATTCCCTTTTAGTAAATTGCGCCTCCTTTTCACGGAGGAATGAGCCTAAAAGACAAAATAATTCCGGAAAAATTGCCGTTGCATGTGGCTGTCATCATGGACGGCAATGGACGTTGGGCGCAACGGCAGGGCCAGCTGCGTGTATTCGGCCATCAACATGGGGTAAAAGCCGTGCGGGACACGACCGAAGCCGCCGCTGAACTGGGCATCAAATTCCTCACCTTATACGCCTTCTCCACGGAAAACTGGAACCGCCCCAAGGAAGAAGTCGATGCCTTGATGGAATTGCTCATCCACACGATCCACCAGGAAAAGGAAACCCTGAACAAGAACAAGATTCGTTTGCAAGCGATCGGTGATATGGACGCGCTCCCGCCGAAATGCCGGGAGGAATTGAACGCCGCCATACGCGACACCGCCACGAATGATCGCATGACGCTGATCCTCGCCCTGAGTTATTCCTCCAAGTGGGAATTGAGCCGCGCCATGCGTTTGATAGCCGAAGATGTGAAAGCAGGTCGTCTGGATCCCGCATCCATCAGCGAAGAACACATCGCCGATCGGCTGTGCACCCGGGATTTCCCGGACCCGGAACTTCTGATCCGAACCAGCGGAGAACATCGGATCAGCAACTTCCTTTTGTGGCAGATCGCCTATGCCGAATTCTACTTTACCGATAAACTCTGGCCGGAATTTGGCAAAGAAGACTTCTATGCCGCTATTGCCGACTACCAATCCCGCGAACGACGATTCGGTCTCGTCAGCGAGCAACTCAAATAACCTGTGATCAAGCGACTGCTTTTCTTTTTCGCCGTATTGCTTAGCACCCCGGCGCTGGCACAAATCCAGATAGGCGGCGATTCCCTTTCCGTCGACTATGGCCGGCCCAAAGACTTCGAAATCGGAGGCGTTACGGTAAGCGGAACCCAGTTCCTGGACCCTGGCGTACTGATCAACATCTCGGGCCTGACCATCGGTGATACGATCGCCGTGCCCGGTGACGATATTTCAAATGCTATCCGCAACCTCTGGAAGCAGGGCCTCTTCTCCGATATTAAAGTAATCGCTACCCGCATCCAGGGAAGCACCATTTTCCTGGAACTCCGCCTCACGGAACGCCCGCGCCTGTCGAAGTTCACCTTCAAGGGTGTCAGCAAGTCGGAAGCCGACAAGATCCGGGAAAGCATCAAGCTGGAGCGCGACAAGGTCATCACCGAAAACGTACTCAACAATACCCGCAACTCCGTGCGAGCGTTCTTCATTGAGAAAGGATATCTCGATACGAAGGTCGACATCCGTGAGATCCGCGACAGCAGTTATGCCAACCGCGAGATCCTGGAGATCATCGTGGACAAGCAGGAGCGCATCAAAGTCGGACGCATCAACTTCATCGGCAACAATTCGCTGCCGGCTTCGAAACTGCGTCGGGCCATGAAGGATACCAAAGAGAAGCGCTGGTACAAAGTCTTCACCTCTTCGAAATACCTCGAAGA
This DNA window, taken from Bacteroidota bacterium, encodes the following:
- a CDS encoding isoprenyl transferase translates to MSLKDKIIPEKLPLHVAVIMDGNGRWAQRQGQLRVFGHQHGVKAVRDTTEAAAELGIKFLTLYAFSTENWNRPKEEVDALMELLIHTIHQEKETLNKNKIRLQAIGDMDALPPKCREELNAAIRDTATNDRMTLILALSYSSKWELSRAMRLIAEDVKAGRLDPASISEEHIADRLCTRDFPDPELLIRTSGEHRISNFLLWQIAYAEFYFTDKLWPEFGKEDFYAAIADYQSRERRFGLVSEQLK